The sequence GAAGCATCTCCTACTCCATTAATCCTTTTTAATTCAGGAATAACATTGATATTCAAATAGTTTTGAATGTAAGTAGCATCGTAATCTTTATTCTCAGAATAGAAAGACAAGAACATCAACGAACTCGTTTGTTGTTTCTGAGTGGTAACTCCCGTTCTAGTAACCTCAGTTGGCAACAATGGTGTAGCACGAGCCACACGGTTTTGTACGTTGACAGAAGCAATATCTGGGTCGATTCCTTGTTTAAAAACAACTTGAATTGAAGCAGAACCATCGTTACTTGCTGTTGACGTAATATAATCCATTCCTTCAACACCATTAATTTGCTCTTCGATAGGTACAATCACACTTTCAAGAACCGTTTGGGCATTGGCTCCTGGATATGAAGCTGCAACTTGAACTGTTGGTGGAGCAATATCTGGATATTGAGTTATGGGTAAAGCAGATAATCCTAAAAGTCCTAAAATGACAATTAAGATGGAAATAACTGTAGATAATACAGGTCTTTCAATAAAAGTTTTTAACATCCTTACTGGTTTTAGAATATAGGTTTAATAGCATTAGCAATTGAATCGAAAGCAACTTTTTTAGGTTGAATAGCCGTTTTATCACGTAACGAACCTATTCCGCTCACAACAACAACATCACCTTCTTTTGCACCATCACTTACAATAATCATATTGTCCACGCGGTCAATTACAGTAACTGCAGATGCATAAGCAGTATCGTTACGAACTTTATACACATTGATTTTTCCTTGCTGTTCGTACGAAGCAACTTCTGGAATAACCAAAACTTGAGTATATGATTTAGGTAAACGGATACTTCCGCTATTTCCGTTGCTCAAAATGCGATTCGGATTTGGGAAAGCTACACGAAATTGAACGGTTCCTGTCGCTTGGTCAACTTGACCTGAAGCTGTTTCAATTTTTCCTTTTTCAGCATAAATATTTCCATCAGCCAATTGCAATTCAATTGCAGGAACATTCTTTAATTTTTGGTCTAAATTTTGTCCTGGCGTATCGTTTAAGAATTTAAAATATTCTTTCTCGTTCATCGAAAAATTAGCATAAACGGTACTTACATCAGAGACTGTTGTTAAAGGTTGTTGGTCATTTGGTCCAACTAAACTCCCTACTTTAAAAGGTAGATTCCCTACAATTCCACTTACAGGACTACGAACAACTCCGTAATCAATATTTGCATTGATACTTTGGTAATTGGCTTGCGCTTGAGCCAACATGCTTTTAGCAGAGGCTAAATTTGCTTTGGCAGTTTCTAACTGTACGTTCGAAATAATTTTTTTATCAACAAGTGGCGTTAATTTATTTACTTCAACTTGAGCAACATTTACTGATGCTTGTGCAGATGCAATTCCTGCTTTTGCTGCTGCTGCATTTTCATTAAGTGCATTTGTTTCTAAGCGAAATAAAACCTGACCTTTAGAAACTGTTTGACCTTCATGAACCAAAACTTCTTTTATATATCCTTGAATTTTAGCACGAACATCGTTATTAATTTTACCTTCTATTACAGCCGGAAAAGACTGATATCCTGTAACATCTTTAATCATTGTTTCAACAACATCTAAAGCGGGCTTCGGAGTTTCTTTCACTTCTTCTTTTTTAGAACAAGCTACAATTGAAGTTGCGCCAATTAGCAACAAGAGCGATTTAGTATTCATTTTCATTTTGATTGATATATAAATTTAGATTCTGAATTGTATTTTTAATTGAATTTGTCGCTTGACTTAAATGGTCAATATACAAATCAAAAGTTTCTTTTTTAAACATCAAGTTTGACCTTTCTGTTTTAAAATCTTTTAACTTTGAATATACATTTTTCTCACTTTCTAGACGTTCTTGTACATCCATTAATCGGGTTAAGAAAAGTTTTTTATTTACCTTGAAATGTCTTTTTCTTTCATTTTCATTTTTAAAATCTACTATAAAGCTTAATTCCATAAGTGTATTAATACTATGAGACATAGAACTTTTACTCACTTGAAAAATTTCGACTAGATAATCAAAAGTTAATCCTTCGTGGCAATTATTAAAAATAAAAAAAGTATACACCTTCGCAGTCAAAGGCTGAAATTTGTAGTACTTTTCAAAATGAACCGTAACTTCTTTATAAAGTTCAAGTTCTAAAATATCTTCCATTTAAATAATTTTGCACAAATCTAGCATTAGTTCGGCAAATACCGAACTAAAATTAAGTTAATTTTTTATTAACAAAACCTATTGAAACAAAAAAAATCAAAAGCTAAATATTTGATATAAAAAAAATTAGAGAACATCAACAAAATACAACAGAAAAAATTAAAAAATTTATTGCGTTACATATTAATTTATCTCTATATTTGCAATCACAAAATCAGAACTAAGATTAAAAAATAGTTAATTGCGGAAGTAGCTCAGTTGGTAGAGCTCCAGCCTTCCAAGCTGGTTGTCGCGAGTTCGAGCCTCGTCTTCCGCTCCAAAAACTTTGATAATAGTTTTCAAAAATATCATTTGCGGAAGTAGCTCAGTTGGTAGAGCTCCAGCCTTCCAAGCTGGTTGTCGCGAGTTCGAGCCTCGTCTTCCGCTCCAAAAACTTTGATAATAGTTTTCAAAAATATCATTTGCGGAAGTAGCTCAGTTGGTAGAGCTCCAGCCTTCCAAGCTGGTTGTCGCGAGTTCGAGCCTCGTCTTCCGCTCTAAAACTTTGATAATAGTTTTAAAAAAATATCATTTGCGGAAGTAGCTCAGTTGGTAGAGCTCCAGCCTTCCAAGCTGGTTGTCGCGAGTTCGAGCCTCGTCTTCCGCTCCAAAAACTTTGATAATAGTTTTCAAAAATATCATTTGCGGAAGTAGCTCAGTTGGTAGAGCTCCAGCCTTCCAAGCTGGTTGTCGCGAGTTCGAGCCTCGTCTTCCGCTCTAAAACTTTGATAGTAGTTTTTAAATAATTATCGCATGCGGAAGTAGCTCAGTTGGTAGAGCTCCAGCCTTCCAAGCTGGTTGTCGCGAGTTCGAGCCTCGTCTTCCGCTCTGTAAAAATCCTTAATCAAAACTGATTAAGGATTTTTTTTATTTCTTTTTTTAACATTTTTTTCCAATCTTTGTGCAAACCAAATTCCCACTTAAATAATGCAAGAAGGAAACAACTATTCTCCTGGTTTACATAAATTACTTACTTTAGAAGTTTTAGATTTAGATTCAACAACAAATCTAGAAGCTTTTGAAAATTTTGCTATTGAACTTATTAAAAAAAACAATCTTGAAATAGTTGGAACCTCTAAACACACTTTTGATTCTAACGGTTTCACAGCAGC comes from Flavobacterium sp. I3-2 and encodes:
- a CDS encoding S-adenosylmethionine decarboxylase family protein, coding for MQEGNNYSPGLHKLLTLEVLDLDSTTNLEAFENFAIELIKKNNLEIVGTSKHTFDSNGFTAAICLMESHICIHTWPEFNQLTLDIYLCNYLKDNSDKVEILSEAFKTYFKARVLNETNVYR
- a CDS encoding efflux RND transporter periplasmic adaptor subunit; this translates as MKMNTKSLLLLIGATSIVACSKKEEVKETPKPALDVVETMIKDVTGYQSFPAVIEGKINNDVRAKIQGYIKEVLVHEGQTVSKGQVLFRLETNALNENAAAAKAGIASAQASVNVAQVEVNKLTPLVDKKIISNVQLETAKANLASAKSMLAQAQANYQSINANIDYGVVRSPVSGIVGNLPFKVGSLVGPNDQQPLTTVSDVSTVYANFSMNEKEYFKFLNDTPGQNLDQKLKNVPAIELQLADGNIYAEKGKIETASGQVDQATGTVQFRVAFPNPNRILSNGNSGSIRLPKSYTQVLVIPEVASYEQQGKINVYKVRNDTAYASAVTVIDRVDNMIIVSDGAKEGDVVVVSGIGSLRDKTAIQPKKVAFDSIANAIKPIF